The genome window ggaaaaaaatagcACCTCAAATCAAAGCTTCGACCTACAATAGCAGATTTAGTCGCTTAGTGGCAGCAGAAAGAAGCTGAGAacactgacatcatcatcatcataactCTGCGTCAGACACCAGATAGACTCACTTGCTTCAATATTTCATCAAGCACTGCAGGATCATTCAGATCCACCCCGGACTCCTGTGAGCTGATCTTCACTTTGGTGGTCTTCACAATGGGACCTGATACAAAGagcacaaacaaatacagacacatttcatttcatttgtcatGACAACCAAGGCCAAGAAGTAATTTATTTTCCCAGGCCAAACACGTCACCTGAGATAGTTCTACAGTATGTTTGCCAACACATCCATTCGTCACCACCCTCAAAGGTTTTTCTTTGACACTGTGGATCTGTCGAGATTATCTTCATCAAAGGATGAAGAGGCTGTTTACCTGGGAAGTGTGATTATGGATCCCACTGGACTTCTTTTAAGACTATTTCCtaactgtgtgttcatgttggtGGTTGTCTGGTGTTAGTGGGCTGTGTCcatgagctgtagtttccccagtaaacacaccaaccactTCGGCTTtctcagctgcagtgtctcttaCAGCAGATAGTTTTCCGGTGGATGACTGACcccaagaagagcagcagaggacCGGAAGAGGCcaaagaggtcggtgtgtttacccAGGGACTTTAGCACGATTAAACACATATAGACATAAATACAAAAGACTCTGTAACAGGATTTGTATAATCAAATGTCTGTCGATGACTGCACTTTCAGCTAACCCGGAATAGGcattaattaacattaattagattgctagttagctagctaattaaAAGAGTGAACGTGAGCTTATTTATCTGGCTATTTAAAGTTGTCACTTCAGTTGCCAAAATGAGAAGTCGCTGGTTCAAAATGAGAAATGTCCGCCAACAATATCTGCCATTTTTATCAAGTGAACTGCATGTGTCCAGCAAAGGAATGGAAATCTTTACAGATAGAGTATGAAATAAGTCATGCAGGGGCTTCAGTAAATGGTAATTTGGTTTGAATTTAGACTTTATATCAGACGTTTAGCTGTAAGGGTAAGTTTtaagcctgaaacacaccgggCCAACCGTTGCTCATCAGAAGCATTTGGGAAGACTCAAACAGTTCGGTaacaaatctgtttggtgtgttcagccgCGTGGACGgcgtctgctccgattcaacttgcaaagtctgagaacgttggctgttggccgtctgagccattggatactctggttgtgtgctagctgtatgaccattctgattggcggtgtgctagcaagtcagcgcggtgtgtgggaggggcggaattcTGCTAGTGGGATTCTGAGCAGAATGTACACCCTACTGTGTAATTGTCAGTAGTCGAGGTGGtatgtttcaatgcaacttttctgcggAACTGGACAGACAAGATGCAAtggagtggtcggataaaggcagctggctgttggtttgagtctgggcagtgtgtgggggccttaagaatgataaatgaaatgaaaatctttGCTCACATTTACAGAGGAAAGGATGACGTTCTTCACAGTCGCGTTCTTGCCATCTACCGAAGTCATTTTTTGAAAAAGCAGCGCATCCATTTGTGATACCAGATGAAAATGCTTTGGTTGCTTTCCAATATCTGAACGAAGAGTACGTCTGATCTGACCAAACCCAGGAGTCACGAAACACGCCAACCCATGCATATTTGCCCTTAGACACTTTTTTAATCATCTGATTTTCCTCCTCGTTCCTCACGCTGGCCAGGTCTGTGTAACTAGTCCTGCAATAATCTCGAGCATCACTCCACTTGTTCACTTTGTTGAAGAGAACATACTGTGGTGGGCCCGGTTTTGTtcctgagaaagaaaaaaaataaagaaaccaaTAAATAAATCGCAGTTGAAGATTTTGCAGTGTTGCTGCAGTGTCCAATGAATGACTCTCACCATCAAAGCAAACTGCATATGCAGCTGTTGCACAATCATGTGGATACAATTTCCCCATTCGGTAAAGTGCACAGCTGTGATCCTCTTCGTTGGCCCAGTTCAAATAGTCTCTTTCTCCGTCCTTGTACAATTCTTTGTTTGCCAGAGACCAGTGCCACTTCTGAATCTCCCCTCTCTGAAGTCCAATCCAAACGGCATCGTCATATTTGCCCTCCACAGCTTTCAGTCCTGTTTCCATCTCTTCCATGTCGTCCACGGTGGCCAGGTCAAAACATTTCTCTCTGCAGTAGCTCTGTGCATCATACCAGGTTTTTGGTGTGTTTACCAAAACGTACTGATGCTGGCGCACACATGAGGACAGAGAACTCAACCCTGTCAAGCACAATTTGAATTACTGAGAGACATTCATTTATCATGCACGTACTGTAGTAAAAAGCAAAATGTTAAGCCGCATTTCAGCACTGCAAAAACGGGTTTCTGATACTTTGTAATCTGGTTTATTTATAGGGGCACTATAGAttggagaagaaagaagaagaagaagaaaaaaaagaaaataaggtccccagaatgctgtttgaagctagaaaggtggcagggtccgccaaatataaacaaattaaaacagcttgtgttgtcctttaaggtcagtttgttaattcaatttattcagtcttgaaaatgaagagagtttgtttatttagtttgtttaggcagccgatgaagatctttctcttcccgaaactacagagtgcacctttaagagaTTTTAATGCGAGTTctgcttatttattttattcttttgtgTATCTTTGTATCTTTAGATTTTAAGATATGTCATAGTGAAAAAAATTGCAACCATATTAAAGATTATTACTGAATTTAACGTTCAGCGTTTCTACACTCTGAAAACATATCGTAGGTGCGGCTTTATGTTCAGACCAACGAAGCCCCGATACGAACAATATCCGCTTTGAATTACTGTCAGAAAGTTGATATAACAGAGTTCCATCAACCAGATATTAGAATTAAATTGTGCTACAGTTGAATTAGGAAATCAGCTTTGGAACtagattattttgttattttgttacagTGAATTAAGCCATTAAATTGATCTTATAAACAGTCCAGTTTAGTCCACTGAGCATTAAAATATTTGAGTGTCTTCTAGTCAAAATAGTTGAGctgaaacagtaaatataatataGTGCTCTCAagctaaaaaatatatatatatataagaacaTTTCAACTTAGTAAtcatatatattcatacataaatatattttgtgcAACACTTCACATGATGACATTCAGTGAGTGATAAGATGcttgaaacacaaaacaagggAGGTAGATGAAAAGGAAATAAACGGCATTTTACAAACTTGTGAGAGGATGTTGgttattttttcagtctgtCTGATAAGAGAGATGTGAATTAGCTGCGTGAGCTACATGTTGTTAACTTAAATAACACTGACCTGAGAGCAGGAGAATTATCTGTGCGGTCCTCCCCATCGCTGTAATAAAGATCAGAGAAAGAGACGACCTGCTCCTTTATTCTGCAACAATAATTCTTAACATTGGCGCTTAAAATCAAACACTTTAAACAAAAGAGCACCAGAGTTCATGATAAAAGACATTAACTTTCAAAATGAACACAATCATCCTCCTGAAGCTTCCAGAGCCTCGACAGGATGAACGACCATTTCTATGAGTGTCTATGATGACAATGCTTTTAGGATGTTTGTTAGATATTAAAAAAGCTTTTCTGGGAACAAGGCTGCAGACTATTAAATCCCTTTTTACTCAACAGGAATCTTTGCAGGAAATAAGAATGGATGAATTTATCAACCACTCGCAAGAAATGACCAAAAATGATCTTAACAGGTTTGTTTCAGAAAACCAAGTTCTCCCTGGCGTCGCCTCAAATGACTGCAGAATGTAGCTGCTTTATGTATTTGTCGTTTAAGATATTATGTTGGAGAGAGTGTAGAACGGACTTACCGAATGTTCGGTGGATCCTGGTCTGTCTGGGGATAATGACTTTTGATTTCACTGGTCATATCCTATTAAACGTATTCAAATTATTTTGGAAATAAAGATTTGCTTATTCCTCGAGCTGAATCCAAATGTCCGAAAGATGTTTGGTTCATTCTCATCACTTGATAGAGACTTTAATACGGTAACAAACAACAATGGTTGATGAAGAAACCTTTCATTCTGAGAGACGGACGCTTGGTCAACATGTTGAATCAAGTAGGTGATGTTTGAGTGTGTTCCTCGTGAAGAACTCACtcgaagaagagaaagaaataatcTTTCTTCCCCTTTTAATTGAAAATCGTACCTTTAATTCTGTCttaatatttctttctttcctgtaGTTGTCGTTTTGCGTTCTCACCACATTCATCCCTTCATCGTATTACAGCTAGAAGTATTAGTTtattcaggtgtgtgtgtgtgtgtgtgtgtgtgtgtgtgtgtgtgtgtgtgtgtgtttcacatcCAAAAATCTATTcaaatgtttcttcttcttcagaatGTAAGAGTCAGGCAGACTTTGGATaaagacaaatacaaacatCACTCCTGATTTGAGAGGCAAATCACTGATGATAGTTGAAAAACTTAATCCTGCTCTTCTTCTAACTGCAACTACAGACTGTTTATGCAGTGACACAGAAACACTACAAACAAGATTAATTactaacttttcatttttaaactgcACTGGAACACATTAACCACTCAAGGGTCAAAAAAAGGGCAAACAGCCTCGAGGCCCCTTATTTTAGAAGCCTAGTCTGGTCCTGGAGATGCTGACTCAGCACTGTGGACCTTTATATTATTAGATGCTTGTAATATTAATTATGTACATCATACAAAACGCCACAATCTGGTGCTGTAAGGAGCATCCTTCCCTCTGATTCATGGATGTTAGTGTGCAATCGACGGGAAGGAGTTAAAAAGCGTACAGCTAAGAGAACTACTGACCGTGTTGAAGCCAACGTCCAGCTGTTTTCAGTCGTTTCTGTCTCATGAACGTCCCTCGTTGTCCTCTGTCAGTTTGCAGTGgattgtacagattgtaaattctgtaaatttaaaataaaatgaagtcaAGTCTAATATTTTTCTTACCGACATTGCATCAGTGGGCTTCACAATCTGCACTGAGCAACATCCTCTGTCCCTTGACCCTCGACT of Sparus aurata chromosome 17, fSpaAur1.1, whole genome shotgun sequence contains these proteins:
- the LOC115567779 gene encoding snaclec CTL-Eoc125-like, with protein sequence MRQKRLKTAGRWLQHAMGRTAQIILLLSGLSSLSSCVRQHQYVLVNTPKTWYDAQSYCREKCFDLATVDDMEEMETGLKAVEGKYDDAVWIGLQRGEIQKWHWSLANKELYKDGERDYLNWANEEDHSCALYRMGKLYPHDCATAAYAVCFDGTKPGPPQYVLFNKVNKWSDARDYCRTSYTDLASVRNEEENQMIKKVSKGKYAWSLGKHTDLFGLFRSSAALLGVSHPPENYLL